A genomic stretch from Komagataeibacter xylinus includes:
- a CDS encoding DNA translocase FtsK: MAIFSRFFPESLSSGPARSRLRERLAEAGGVGLWILALCLAIALWSYDPRDPSANTSSAQPPGNLLGRPGAYMADFMLQNFGIVGTLAIFCLMAWGWRLIRHHGLVSALLRLIALLCALPVIAADVAALPLLAGLHAPQWPTQAGLGGAVGLSVAHMSIQAAIVFVGHGGPLLVWVLGLVLGALLVLLALALSLSEWRGMGRGFLFGLRQPMVLVAWLRRMAARPEAGQGGAQAPAHSPASQAAPAAAPPSSLAALIEDEDEPLFNTALTASAPHAETGPLVRAGAAPGTGLMPVNDAAPAGSLRAPDAKNMPATTTKPEDAARPTLPGSRKLEGGRPAQVSLQSNWMHPPGMDEDIPQPLLVGGNDTASDRAPWHDEPGPPENTPITDHPGTPPAVEEPARPNLFSRLFSGGPRADEAPARPDAYDAPAPAASATSGYTPPQQPQWQFPSLSLLTPPPPASTTKPTEELLKANAAQLVTVLSEYGVQGTIVAYHAGPVVTLYELQPAAGIRAARVIGLADDVARSLSVLSVRIATVPGRNVIGIEVPNSRRETVYFSELLMDPRWAHSPARLNLALGKDIAGESVYSDLAAMPHLLIAGTTGSGKSVGVNSMILSLLYRLSPEQCRLILIDPKILELSIYEGIPHLMTPVVTEPAKAVAAMKWAVREMDRRYRAMAHLQVRNIASYNERVTEARERGEIVTRRVQTGYDPETGKPTFEEQQLALDSLPYLVIVVDEMADLMIVAGKEIEALLQRLAQKARAAGIHLILATQRPSVDVITGTIKANFPTRISFQVISKFDSRTILGEQGAEQLLGRGDMLFMQAGGRITRVHGPFVADAEVEAVVAFLRTQGEPIYDDDVISPQEEDSADKPFAAPSGGAEEDGLFAQAVEVVAREGKASTSFIQRHLSIGYNRAAKIIEQMEKEGLVSEANHVGRREVLMRRPTEDE; the protein is encoded by the coding sequence TTGGCGATCTTCAGCCGTTTTTTTCCTGAATCACTTTCCTCTGGCCCGGCCCGTTCGCGCCTGCGCGAACGGTTGGCCGAAGCCGGTGGCGTGGGATTGTGGATTCTGGCGCTGTGTCTCGCCATTGCGTTATGGAGTTATGATCCGCGCGATCCCTCCGCCAATACGTCGAGCGCGCAGCCGCCGGGCAACCTGCTCGGGCGGCCCGGCGCCTATATGGCCGATTTCATGCTCCAGAATTTCGGGATCGTGGGCACACTGGCCATTTTCTGCCTCATGGCGTGGGGCTGGCGCCTGATCCGCCACCATGGGCTGGTATCGGCGCTTCTGCGTCTCATTGCCCTGCTATGCGCCCTGCCGGTCATTGCAGCCGATGTCGCGGCCCTGCCGCTGCTGGCGGGACTGCACGCGCCACAATGGCCCACGCAGGCCGGGCTGGGCGGGGCAGTGGGCCTTTCGGTCGCGCATATGTCGATTCAGGCTGCCATCGTGTTCGTGGGGCATGGTGGGCCGCTCCTTGTCTGGGTGCTGGGGCTTGTGCTTGGCGCCCTGCTGGTGCTGCTCGCACTTGCCCTGTCCCTGTCGGAATGGCGGGGCATGGGGCGCGGTTTCCTGTTCGGGTTGCGCCAGCCCATGGTGCTGGTGGCCTGGCTGCGCCGCATGGCAGCGCGGCCCGAAGCAGGGCAGGGCGGGGCGCAGGCACCGGCCCATTCTCCCGCTTCTCAGGCGGCCCCTGCCGCAGCGCCACCATCCTCACTGGCGGCGCTGATCGAGGATGAAGACGAACCGCTTTTCAATACTGCCCTGACCGCATCTGCGCCCCATGCTGAGACCGGGCCCCTCGTTCGGGCGGGCGCTGCCCCCGGCACGGGCCTGATGCCGGTGAACGATGCGGCCCCTGCAGGCAGCCTGCGTGCGCCAGATGCTAAGAACATGCCCGCCACCACCACAAAGCCGGAGGATGCGGCGCGCCCGACGTTGCCCGGCAGCCGCAAGCTGGAAGGCGGCCGCCCGGCGCAGGTGTCGTTGCAGAGCAACTGGATGCACCCGCCGGGCATGGATGAGGATATTCCGCAGCCGTTGCTGGTGGGGGGGAATGACACGGCATCTGACCGCGCGCCATGGCATGACGAGCCGGGACCGCCCGAAAACACGCCCATCACCGATCATCCGGGCACGCCGCCCGCTGTTGAGGAACCGGCGCGCCCGAACCTCTTTTCACGCCTTTTCTCCGGTGGCCCGCGCGCCGATGAGGCGCCTGCCCGCCCGGATGCGTATGATGCACCTGCGCCCGCGGCTTCCGCCACGTCGGGCTATACGCCGCCGCAGCAGCCGCAGTGGCAGTTTCCCTCGCTTTCACTGCTGACACCGCCGCCGCCAGCCTCCACGACCAAGCCGACCGAGGAACTGCTCAAGGCCAACGCCGCCCAGCTTGTGACCGTGCTGTCCGAGTACGGGGTGCAGGGCACGATCGTGGCCTATCATGCAGGCCCGGTGGTCACGCTGTATGAACTCCAGCCCGCAGCCGGCATCCGCGCCGCCCGCGTGATTGGCCTGGCGGATGACGTGGCGCGCTCCCTGTCGGTGCTCAGCGTGCGCATTGCCACCGTGCCGGGGCGCAACGTGATTGGCATCGAGGTGCCGAATTCCCGGCGTGAGACAGTTTATTTCTCCGAACTGCTCATGGACCCTCGATGGGCGCATTCCCCCGCGCGGCTCAACCTTGCGCTGGGCAAGGATATTGCGGGTGAATCGGTTTATAGCGACCTTGCCGCCATGCCCCACCTGCTGATTGCGGGCACCACGGGGTCGGGCAAGTCGGTGGGGGTGAACTCCATGATCCTGTCGCTGCTCTACCGCCTCTCGCCCGAGCAGTGCCGCCTGATCCTGATTGACCCCAAGATCCTTGAACTGTCCATCTATGAGGGCATTCCCCATCTCATGACCCCGGTGGTGACGGAACCGGCCAAGGCGGTCGCGGCCATGAAATGGGCGGTGCGCGAGATGGATCGCCGCTACCGCGCCATGGCGCACCTGCAGGTGCGTAACATCGCCAGCTACAACGAGCGCGTGACCGAAGCCCGCGAGCGCGGCGAGATCGTGACCCGGCGCGTGCAGACCGGCTATGACCCCGAAACCGGCAAGCCGACATTCGAGGAGCAGCAGCTTGCCCTTGATTCGCTGCCCTATCTTGTCATCGTGGTTGATGAGATGGCCGATCTCATGATCGTGGCGGGCAAGGAGATCGAGGCCCTGCTGCAACGCCTGGCCCAAAAAGCGCGCGCGGCGGGCATCCATCTCATTCTTGCCACCCAGCGCCCCTCGGTCGATGTGATTACCGGCACCATCAAGGCCAACTTCCCCACGCGTATTTCGTTTCAGGTCATCAGCAAGTTCGACAGCCGCACCATTCTGGGCGAGCAGGGGGCCGAGCAGCTTCTGGGGCGAGGGGACATGCTGTTCATGCAGGCAGGCGGGCGGATCACGCGCGTGCACGGCCCGTTCGTGGCGGATGCGGAGGTGGAGGCCGTGGTGGCCTTCCTGCGCACGCAGGGCGAGCCGATCTATGATGATGATGTCATCTCGCCCCAGGAAGAGGACAGCGCGGACAAGCCCTTCGCTGCCCCTTCTGGTGGTGCTGAGGAAGATGGCCTGTTTGCGCAGGCGGTTGAAGTGGTGGCGCGTGAGGGCAAGGCATCGACCTCCTTCATCCAGCGCCATCTGTCGATCGGCTATAACCGTGCGGCCAAGATCATCGAGCAGATGGAGAAGGAAGGGCTGGTCAGCGAGGCCAACCATGTGGGCCGCCGTGAAGTGCTTATGCGCCGCCCGACAGAAGACGAATGA
- the rsmD gene encoding 16S rRNA (guanine(966)-N(2))-methyltransferase RsmD: MRIIAGECRGRTLLAPPGQVTRPTADRVRQALFDTLMHAPWAGADRLRGAHVLDGFAGTGALGLEALSRGAASALFVEQNRAALRCLRENVHGCGLQDRATIRACDMLRLPPRGTAASADLVFLDPPYNHDLPSRALAVLERGGWLHAGTLIVVETAAAEAPPVAAQHLLLERRHGAACLYAWRHGADDNG, translated from the coding sequence ATGCGGATCATCGCAGGTGAATGCAGGGGCCGCACCCTGCTGGCCCCGCCGGGACAGGTCACGCGCCCCACGGCGGACCGGGTGCGCCAGGCCCTGTTCGATACGCTGATGCATGCGCCATGGGCCGGGGCGGACCGTTTGCGCGGCGCGCACGTGCTCGACGGGTTTGCCGGAACCGGTGCGCTGGGGCTCGAGGCCCTTTCACGCGGGGCGGCATCTGCGCTGTTTGTCGAGCAGAACCGCGCGGCCCTGCGGTGCCTGCGCGAGAATGTGCACGGCTGTGGCCTGCAGGACCGCGCCACGATTCGTGCCTGCGACATGCTGCGCCTGCCGCCGCGTGGTACTGCCGCATCCGCCGATCTGGTTTTTCTCGATCCCCCGTATAATCACGACCTGCCCAGCCGGGCGCTGGCCGTGCTGGAACGGGGTGGCTGGCTGCACGCTGGCACCCTCATCGTGGTCGAGACAGCTGCGGCAGAAGCACCCCCTGTGGCGGCGCAGCATCTGCTGCTCGAGCGGCGGCATGGAGCGGCCTGCCTGTATGCCTGGCGGCATGGGGCGGATGATAACGGGTGA
- a CDS encoding pseudouridine synthase: MTQDHSTQAPSARGDRIAKWLARSGVCSRRDAERLIAEGKVQLNGAPVTHPATFVDEGDIVQVEQKVVGAPDRTRLWRYHKPDGLVTTHRDPEDRPTVFDSLPPGMPRVISVGRLDLNSEGLLLLTNDGALARRLELPSNGWIRRYRVRVFGVVDERALASLIRGSEFEGVRYGPIEAQLDSVKGDNAWLTVSLREGKNREIRKVMQGLNLHVSRLIRTSYGPFQLGTLKRGELEEVTGKVIREQIAGLAGGKTPRGA, encoded by the coding sequence ATGACACAGGACCATTCCACCCAAGCCCCCTCCGCGCGTGGTGACCGTATTGCCAAATGGCTGGCCCGTTCGGGCGTGTGCAGCAGGCGCGATGCCGAGCGCCTGATTGCCGAGGGCAAGGTGCAGCTCAATGGCGCGCCGGTCACCCATCCGGCCACTTTTGTCGATGAAGGCGATATCGTTCAGGTCGAGCAGAAGGTGGTCGGCGCGCCCGACCGCACGCGGCTGTGGCGCTACCATAAGCCCGACGGGCTGGTCACGACCCATCGCGACCCCGAGGACCGCCCCACCGTGTTCGACTCCCTGCCGCCGGGCATGCCGCGCGTCATCAGCGTGGGCCGTCTTGACCTGAACAGCGAGGGGCTGCTGCTGCTCACCAATGATGGTGCACTCGCACGCAGGCTGGAACTGCCCAGCAATGGCTGGATCAGGCGTTACCGTGTGCGCGTGTTTGGGGTGGTTGATGAGCGCGCGCTGGCCTCCCTGATCAGGGGCAGCGAGTTCGAGGGCGTGCGTTATGGCCCGATCGAGGCGCAGCTTGATTCCGTCAAGGGCGACAATGCCTGGCTGACCGTCTCGCTGCGTGAAGGCAAGAACCGCGAGATCCGTAAGGTGATGCAAGGGCTGAACCTGCATGTCAGCCGCCTGATCCGCACCTCCTACGGGCCATTCCAGCTTGGCACGCTCAAGCGGGGCGAGCTTGAGGAAGTGACCGGCAAGGTCATCCGTGAGCAGATAGCAGGCCTTGCGGGCGGCAAGACCCCGCGCGGGGCCTGA
- a CDS encoding gamma-glutamyl-gamma-aminobutyrate hydrolase family protein — MTPSRAPLIGITLDSEPPSTTGGYSRFAWYALRQNYMDMISACGGLPVALGHDTAQAAQMVARLDGLVVTGGAFDVPPDLYGDEPPHATVQTKPRRTAAEMALLSEGLALGRPVMGICGGMQLLAVLLGGRLVQHIPDTYPAALAHEQPNPRDEAGHVVHVTPGTQLARLVGQEVLAVNSSHHQAVADAGRGVICATAPDGVVEAIELPGHPFCIGVQWHPEFGISAGDRLLFEGLIDAARQTGT, encoded by the coding sequence ATGACCCCTTCACGCGCTCCCCTGATCGGTATCACGCTCGATAGCGAGCCACCTTCCACCACGGGCGGTTATTCCCGCTTTGCGTGGTATGCGCTGCGCCAGAATTACATGGACATGATTTCCGCCTGTGGCGGCCTGCCGGTAGCGCTGGGGCATGATACGGCACAGGCGGCGCAGATGGTGGCCCGGCTCGATGGGCTGGTGGTCACCGGTGGGGCTTTTGACGTGCCGCCCGATCTGTATGGCGATGAGCCGCCGCATGCGACCGTGCAGACCAAGCCGCGCCGCACGGCAGCGGAAATGGCGCTGCTCAGCGAGGGGCTGGCTCTGGGGCGACCGGTAATGGGCATCTGCGGTGGCATGCAGTTGCTCGCCGTGCTGCTCGGTGGGCGGCTGGTGCAGCATATTCCCGACACCTATCCCGCCGCTCTCGCGCATGAACAGCCCAACCCGCGTGATGAGGCGGGGCATGTAGTGCATGTAACCCCCGGCACGCAGCTTGCGCGCCTGGTGGGGCAGGAGGTGCTGGCCGTCAATTCATCGCACCACCAGGCGGTGGCGGATGCCGGGCGCGGGGTGATCTGCGCCACGGCGCCCGATGGCGTGGTCGAGGCTATTGAGCTTCCCGGCCATCCGTTCTGTATAGGGGTGCAGTGGCACCCCGAATTTGGCATATCGGCAGGAGACCGTCTTCTGTTCGAAGGGTTGATCGACGCTGCGAGGCAGACAGGAACATGA